A genomic stretch from Dethiosulfovibrio faecalis includes:
- a CDS encoding AAA family ATPase yields the protein MKNSLDKLTIRGFKSIQSLDNFELRNLNVFIGGNGAGKSNLIDFFRLLRNLIDGNLNYYVRMSGGISDLLFNGRKTTHKMEFEAYFGQRGYRFSITPGPAEDCILTEEARYYDNSSSGWWKLTGERRENESLLVKEAKSKIKDSEYSSPVYDAISSWQIYHFHDTGSTAGMRHYEIVQDDKNLRFDGSNIAPYLLRLKNEHVQEYREILDAVRLVTPFLDDFILEPSLFGEREKVNLSWTQKGSDYPMQPYHLSDGSIRFVCLATALLQPAPPSTIIIDEPELGLHPFAIAILAELVQNASDRTQLIVATQSPKFIDHFELEDIVVVNRKDGSSDFKRLQRAEYATWLDDYSVGELWDKNVIPGGPRHE from the coding sequence ATGAAAAACTCTCTGGATAAACTGACTATAAGAGGTTTTAAGTCGATTCAGTCCCTCGACAATTTTGAACTTAGAAACCTAAACGTTTTTATCGGTGGCAACGGGGCTGGAAAAAGCAACCTGATAGACTTTTTCCGACTGCTTAGAAACCTCATAGATGGCAACCTGAACTATTACGTCCGTATGTCTGGAGGAATCAGTGATCTGCTCTTTAACGGTCGCAAGACCACCCATAAAATGGAGTTCGAAGCTTATTTCGGCCAACGAGGCTATCGTTTCAGCATAACTCCCGGCCCGGCAGAAGATTGCATATTAACCGAAGAGGCTCGATACTATGACAACAGCTCTAGCGGTTGGTGGAAACTAACGGGAGAAAGAAGAGAAAACGAATCCTTGTTAGTGAAAGAAGCAAAGAGCAAAATCAAAGATTCAGAGTACAGCAGCCCTGTCTACGACGCTATTTCATCCTGGCAGATATATCATTTCCACGATACCGGCTCAACGGCAGGTATGAGGCACTACGAAATCGTCCAGGACGACAAAAATCTACGCTTCGACGGATCAAACATCGCACCATATCTCCTTAGGCTCAAGAACGAACACGTACAGGAATACCGGGAAATCCTGGACGCAGTGCGTCTGGTTACACCCTTTCTCGATGATTTCATCCTTGAGCCATCGTTATTCGGCGAAAGGGAGAAGGTCAATCTTTCATGGACTCAAAAAGGATCGGACTACCCCATGCAACCGTACCATCTTTCCGACGGTTCAATACGGTTCGTCTGTCTCGCAACGGCGCTTCTTCAACCGGCCCCCCCATCCACGATCATAATAGACGAACCAGAACTAGGGCTTCACCCTTTCGCCATAGCTATACTGGCGGAACTAGTTCAAAATGCGTCGGACAGAACGCAGTTGATCGTAGCGACACAATCGCCAAAATTCATAGATCACTTCGAGCTGGAAGATATCGTAGTAGTCAACAGGAAAGACGGCTCGTCCGATTTCAAACGTCTACAGAGGGCGGAATATGCCACCTGGCTGGATGATTACTCGGTAGGAGAGCTGTGGGACAAAAACGTCATCCCCGGAGGACCTCGCCATGAATGA
- a CDS encoding DUF4276 family protein, whose amino-acid sequence MNDYIEVVAIVEGQTEQAFINYILGEYLYTKNIFITPIMASKPGQKGGDVKFARVKRDISHQLKQRKDTFLTTFIDFYGIDKKWPGVDKAVGQTTPSIQAKTLNDATKREIGESFPDLDSDRRFIPYVSIHEFEALLFSDTEVLSRHLDVPLKKIDKIIGQCKEPERVNNSPDTAPSKRLKKLSSRFQKTTMGIAIAKEIGIPKMRKKCPVFNAWLSEIESLR is encoded by the coding sequence ATGAATGACTACATCGAAGTAGTCGCTATTGTGGAAGGACAGACGGAACAGGCCTTCATAAATTATATTTTAGGAGAGTATCTCTACACAAAGAACATCTTCATAACCCCTATCATGGCATCTAAGCCAGGACAAAAGGGAGGAGATGTTAAATTTGCCAGAGTAAAAAGGGACATTAGTCATCAACTGAAACAACGAAAAGATACGTTTTTAACTACCTTCATAGATTTCTACGGTATAGACAAAAAATGGCCCGGTGTCGATAAGGCGGTGGGACAGACAACACCTTCGATACAAGCGAAAACCCTAAACGACGCCACTAAACGGGAAATCGGTGAAAGTTTCCCCGACTTAGACTCAGATAGACGATTTATCCCTTACGTATCTATACATGAGTTCGAGGCTCTGCTTTTCAGCGACACGGAGGTTCTCTCGAGACACCTTGACGTTCCCTTAAAAAAGATCGATAAAATCATAGGACAATGCAAGGAACCAGAAAGAGTGAATAACTCACCGGATACCGCTCCGTCTAAAAGACTAAAAAAACTAAGCTCCAGGTTCCAGAAAACGACCATGGGAATAGCGATAGCGAAAGAGATAGGGATTCCCAAGATGCGTAAGAAATGCCCGGTTTTCAATGCCTGGCTCTCTGAGATAGAATCCTTGAGATAA
- a CDS encoding 3-isopropylmalate dehydratase large subunit, which produces MKRTLASQIIASHTTDPVKEGAICRVSVDFAFVNDITAPPAIDAMAAMGRNRVFDRKRCAIVPDHFTPNKDIASAEQAKKSRIFASEQEMLYWEVGRAGIEHAMLPEKGYILPGDIVLGADSHTCTGGAMGAFSTGMGSTDLAGAWATGETWLMVPPTVRIDFRGSISRHITGKDLILAVLREISVQGARYMALEFGGDALASMSMDHRFTVANMAVEAGGKAGLFVPDETTLAYAEARASRPFTARYPDEGCEYAKRVEIDVDKLTPLVAAPHSPDNVRPASTFGDTEIQQVFIGSCTNGRLEDMAAAASVLEGKKVHPSVRCIVIPASYEVYNACLEKGYIRTFTEAGAAVCTPTCGPCLGGHMGILAEGERCVSTSNRNFVGRMGHPKSEVYLASPVTAAWSAVKGHIADPAQEEA; this is translated from the coding sequence ATGAAGAGAACCCTCGCATCTCAGATAATAGCCAGCCACACCACGGATCCCGTCAAAGAGGGAGCCATCTGCCGGGTATCGGTGGACTTCGCCTTCGTAAACGACATCACCGCTCCTCCCGCCATAGACGCCATGGCGGCCATGGGAAGAAACCGGGTATTCGATCGGAAGCGATGCGCCATAGTTCCGGACCACTTCACCCCCAACAAGGACATAGCCTCGGCGGAGCAGGCAAAAAAATCCCGTATATTCGCCTCGGAGCAGGAAATGCTCTACTGGGAGGTTGGACGGGCCGGCATCGAGCACGCCATGCTTCCCGAAAAAGGCTACATACTCCCTGGCGACATCGTTCTGGGCGCCGACAGCCACACCTGCACCGGCGGCGCCATGGGAGCCTTCTCCACGGGGATGGGTTCCACCGACCTGGCCGGAGCCTGGGCCACAGGCGAGACCTGGCTCATGGTCCCTCCGACGGTACGCATAGATTTCCGGGGCTCCATATCCAGACACATCACGGGAAAGGACCTCATATTGGCGGTCCTGCGCGAGATATCGGTACAGGGAGCCAGATACATGGCCCTCGAGTTCGGAGGGGATGCCTTGGCCTCCATGTCGATGGACCACCGATTCACCGTGGCAAACATGGCGGTCGAAGCAGGAGGCAAGGCCGGGCTCTTCGTCCCGGACGAGACCACCCTGGCCTACGCAGAGGCTAGAGCCTCACGCCCCTTCACCGCCAGATATCCCGACGAGGGATGCGAATACGCCAAACGGGTGGAGATCGACGTGGACAAGCTCACGCCGCTGGTGGCGGCGCCCCACTCTCCGGACAACGTAAGGCCAGCATCCACCTTCGGAGACACCGAGATACAGCAGGTCTTCATCGGATCCTGCACCAACGGAAGGCTGGAGGACATGGCGGCGGCGGCATCGGTGCTCGAGGGGAAGAAGGTCCATCCGTCGGTCCGGTGCATAGTCATACCGGCGTCCTACGAGGTATATAACGCCTGTCTGGAGAAAGGCTACATCCGGACCTTCACCGAGGCAGGGGCGGCGGTCTGCACTCCGACGTGCGGCCCATGCCTGGGAGGACACATGGGGATACTGGCGGAAGGCGAGAGATGCGTGTCCACCAGCAACAGAAACTTCGTCGGCAGAATGGGACACCCGAAGAGCGAGGTATATCTGGCCAGCCCTGTGACGGCGGCCTGGAGCGCCGTCAAGGGACACATCGCCGATCCGGCGCAGGAGGAGGCATAG
- a CDS encoding 3-isopropylmalate dehydratase small subunit, translating to MRGKAWKFGDHVDTDVIIPARYLVTADPETLGAHCMEDGDPDFAKKISQGDIIIGGENFGCGSSREHAPIAIKGAGISCVIAKSFARIFFRNSINVGLPIFVCPEAAERISQGDEVTADMEVGVISDETTGESWTVPAFPEYLRGIIAAGGLVPFVASGAGR from the coding sequence ATGAGAGGAAAAGCCTGGAAATTCGGAGACCACGTGGACACAGATGTAATAATACCGGCCAGATATCTGGTCACGGCCGATCCTGAGACGCTTGGCGCCCACTGCATGGAGGACGGCGACCCCGATTTCGCTAAAAAGATATCCCAGGGGGACATCATTATCGGAGGAGAGAACTTCGGCTGCGGATCCAGCAGAGAACACGCCCCCATCGCCATAAAGGGAGCGGGGATCTCCTGCGTCATAGCTAAATCCTTCGCCAGGATCTTCTTCCGCAACTCCATAAACGTGGGGCTGCCCATCTTCGTCTGCCCCGAGGCGGCAGAGAGAATATCCCAGGGCGACGAGGTGACGGCGGACATGGAGGTCGGAGTCATCTCGGACGAGACGACCGGGGAAAGCTGGACCGTACCGGCATTTCCCGAATATCTCCGTGGAATAATCGCCGCCGGCGGACTGGTGCCCTTCGTGGCGTCCGGAGCGGGGAGATAG
- a CDS encoding isocitrate/isopropylmalate dehydrogenase family protein: MTVKIIAQIAGDGIGPEVIRQGRKAADAATAKTGTDLEWRTFPWGASHYLSTGEILPDDAVERLSECDSIYLGAIGDPKVKPGILERGILLTLRFGFDMYVNLRPARAFPKVPVPIAGADGHSIDMLVVRENTEDLYMGLGATGDGSIDEAIEAKRGLYDLTGNVKLETGHRMAMQMGIATEPAIRRITATACRFAKGRGDDSILLATKANAMPQLYGFWEEIAADEAKAQGMPMETMNVDAMCYHAVRSPWDFGTVLCPNLFGDIVSDLFAGITGGLGVAAGGNLGDGLGMFEPIHGSAPDIAGTDRANPLAAILSAGLMLDSLGEHRAAKTIDRAVETFLSENDGDDLPREMGGQAGTEAVGDRVAEIIERIGEETP, translated from the coding sequence ATGACAGTTAAGATAATAGCCCAGATCGCAGGAGACGGAATAGGTCCGGAGGTAATCAGGCAGGGACGAAAGGCGGCGGACGCCGCCACGGCCAAGACGGGGACGGATCTGGAATGGAGGACCTTTCCATGGGGAGCGTCCCACTACCTCTCCACCGGTGAGATCCTTCCGGACGACGCAGTGGAGAGGCTTTCGGAGTGCGACTCCATATATCTGGGAGCCATAGGGGATCCAAAGGTCAAGCCGGGGATACTGGAAAGAGGCATCCTTCTGACGCTGCGATTCGGCTTCGACATGTACGTGAACCTCCGTCCCGCCAGAGCCTTTCCCAAGGTACCGGTTCCGATAGCGGGAGCGGACGGCCATTCGATAGACATGCTGGTGGTCCGGGAGAACACCGAGGACCTCTACATGGGGCTCGGAGCCACCGGAGACGGAAGCATCGACGAGGCCATAGAGGCGAAAAGAGGGCTCTACGACCTGACTGGCAACGTAAAGCTGGAGACTGGACACAGGATGGCCATGCAGATGGGAATAGCCACAGAACCGGCTATCAGAAGGATAACCGCCACGGCCTGCCGCTTCGCCAAAGGACGAGGAGACGATTCGATACTTCTGGCAACCAAGGCAAACGCTATGCCCCAGCTTTACGGCTTCTGGGAGGAGATAGCCGCCGACGAGGCCAAGGCTCAGGGAATGCCGATGGAGACGATGAACGTGGACGCCATGTGCTACCACGCAGTCAGAAGCCCTTGGGATTTCGGCACCGTGCTCTGCCCCAACCTGTTCGGCGACATAGTCAGCGACCTCTTCGCCGGAATAACCGGAGGGCTTGGAGTGGCGGCGGGAGGCAACCTGGGAGACGGGCTGGGGATGTTCGAGCCCATACACGGCTCGGCCCCGGACATTGCCGGAACGGACAGGGCCAACCCTCTGGCCGCCATCCTATCGGCGGGACTGATGCTCGACTCCCTGGGAGAACACCGGGCCGCCAAGACGATAGACCGAGCGGTGGAGACCTTCCTTAGCGAAAACGACGGAGACGACCTTCCCAGAGAGATGGGAGGCCAGGCAGGCACAGAGGCGGTCGGAGACAGGGTCGCCGAGATAATAGAGAGAATCGGAGAGGAGACTCCTTGA
- a CDS encoding 2-isopropylmalate synthase, whose translation MKDTVRIFDTTLRDGEQAAGINLNGTEKLQIARQLAALGVDVIEAGFPASSQGDFDSVRSIASEIDGPIIAGLARANEGDIRRAAEAVREASRSRIHTFIATSPIHMEHKLKMSPEEVVKRTTDAVSLAASLVKDVEFSAEDASRSDPEFLMEVFTAAIAAGATTINVPDTVGYATPGEFGDFLSRIMEGTEGSEKAIWSVHVHNDLGLAVANSVEAVRRGARQVECTVNGIGERAGNASLEEIVMALKVRRDVFSVDTAIDTTRLYDTSRMVSRLTGVHLPPNKAIVGDNAFAHEAGIHQHGVLCKRETYEIMHPKDVGAPETKLVMGKHSGHHAFAKELESMGYSLTDQELKRAFSLFKELCDKKEMVTKSDMEALVVDEILSICPDRKFSVKDFAVHSGRGRATAAISLIEGKNEIQDAATGNGPVDASYAAIRRIVGIEPELAAYRIISASEKSDALGEARVTLRHDDMEVQGRGVSTDVIEASIKAYVNGINRLYQTAAARGVEIVRQRQAV comes from the coding sequence ATGAAAGACACGGTTCGCATCTTCGACACCACCTTGAGAGACGGAGAACAGGCGGCGGGCATAAACCTCAACGGAACGGAGAAACTTCAGATAGCCAGACAGCTCGCAGCCCTAGGGGTGGACGTCATAGAGGCGGGCTTTCCTGCTTCCTCACAGGGCGATTTCGACTCGGTGAGATCCATCGCCTCCGAGATAGACGGTCCGATCATAGCCGGATTGGCCAGGGCAAACGAAGGGGACATAAGAAGAGCCGCCGAGGCCGTCAGGGAAGCATCTAGAAGCAGAATACACACCTTTATCGCCACCAGTCCCATCCACATGGAGCACAAGCTCAAGATGTCTCCCGAAGAGGTCGTTAAAAGGACGACCGACGCGGTTTCCCTGGCCGCCTCTTTGGTCAAGGACGTGGAGTTCTCCGCCGAGGACGCCAGTCGATCCGATCCGGAGTTTCTCATGGAGGTCTTCACCGCAGCCATAGCCGCGGGAGCCACGACGATAAACGTCCCGGACACGGTGGGCTACGCCACCCCGGGAGAGTTCGGCGACTTCCTCTCCCGCATAATGGAGGGCACCGAGGGATCGGAAAAGGCCATATGGTCCGTCCACGTCCATAACGATCTTGGGCTGGCTGTGGCGAACTCGGTGGAGGCGGTAAGACGAGGAGCCAGACAGGTGGAATGCACCGTCAACGGCATAGGAGAGAGGGCGGGCAACGCGTCTCTGGAGGAGATAGTCATGGCCCTCAAGGTCCGCCGGGACGTTTTCTCGGTGGACACCGCGATAGATACCACCAGGCTCTACGACACCAGCCGAATGGTCTCCCGGCTCACCGGGGTCCATCTTCCGCCCAACAAGGCCATAGTGGGAGACAACGCCTTCGCCCACGAAGCGGGGATACACCAGCACGGAGTCCTCTGCAAGAGGGAGACCTACGAGATAATGCATCCCAAGGACGTTGGGGCTCCGGAGACCAAGCTCGTCATGGGGAAGCACTCTGGTCACCACGCCTTCGCCAAAGAGCTCGAATCGATGGGATACTCCCTCACCGACCAGGAGCTCAAGAGGGCCTTCTCCCTCTTCAAGGAACTCTGCGACAAGAAGGAGATGGTGACGAAAAGCGACATGGAGGCCCTTGTTGTGGACGAGATCCTCTCGATCTGCCCGGACAGAAAGTTCTCCGTCAAGGATTTCGCCGTCCACTCCGGCAGAGGAAGGGCGACCGCAGCCATATCTCTGATCGAGGGCAAAAACGAGATTCAAGACGCCGCCACGGGCAACGGCCCTGTCGACGCCTCCTACGCGGCGATAAGGAGGATCGTGGGAATAGAGCCGGAGCTGGCGGCCTACAGGATAATATCGGCAAGCGAGAAATCGGACGCCCTGGGAGAGGCCAGAGTCACCCTGCGGCACGACGACATGGAGGTCCAGGGACGGGGAGTCAGCACCGACGTGATAGAGGCCAGCATAAAGGCATACGTAAACGGCATAAACCGACTGTATCAGACCGCCGCCGCCAGAGGGGTGGAGATAGTGCGACAGAGGCAGGCCGTTTAG
- a CDS encoding alpha/beta hydrolase family protein, with translation MRYALAILSLFFLSIAPSLTEGSENGTIPKGLSRGEILLSYFQDTEMDFQLLRSLGADATGGGSPGEILLAAKDIEEGDPASWSAAFLSLAERVETDGRTRLKRGHEISAGESLLRAASYYRAAEYYGDPTSPETAKWGMKCRKAFIDGMKLSPWEIEELYIPFGEDSLPGYFISSPSNDTPRKTLIAQSGFDGTAEEMYFAVGEAALRRGYNVLLFEGPGQVGKRRFDKESTFVPDTSPALRAVVDFALSRPEIDPEKIALYGASFGGYFALSGAVGESRLKALIVNSPIIDAREYFFAAVGPKFVEMFEKQDLTVEEILKLPKEELPPKYRFSLLNLCIRYGKPSVKTTLEAMQAFHVDEDRIEAMEFPALGMVGEKEGTVPLSQAKRFEKLAQKGSLHIFEEKSGANIHCQLDNMPLSWAVALDWLDEQFD, from the coding sequence ATGAGATATGCTCTAGCGATACTGTCACTTTTCTTCTTATCGATAGCACCGTCTCTGACGGAGGGATCGGAAAACGGGACTATACCGAAGGGACTATCCAGGGGAGAGATTCTCCTCTCGTATTTTCAAGACACCGAGATGGATTTTCAGCTTCTTAGAAGTCTCGGAGCCGACGCGACAGGAGGAGGTTCTCCCGGAGAGATTCTTCTGGCGGCCAAAGATATAGAGGAGGGTGACCCAGCTTCCTGGTCAGCTGCCTTTCTTTCCCTCGCAGAAAGGGTCGAGACGGACGGAAGGACTCGCCTGAAAAGGGGCCACGAAATAAGCGCAGGGGAAAGCCTTCTGAGAGCAGCGTCCTATTATCGTGCGGCGGAATACTATGGCGATCCGACCTCTCCCGAAACCGCAAAGTGGGGAATGAAATGTCGAAAAGCTTTCATCGATGGGATGAAACTATCTCCCTGGGAAATAGAGGAACTGTACATACCTTTTGGAGAGGACTCTCTTCCGGGATATTTCATATCGTCTCCTTCGAACGATACGCCGAGAAAAACCCTGATAGCCCAAAGCGGTTTCGACGGTACGGCGGAGGAAATGTACTTCGCCGTGGGAGAAGCCGCCCTCAGAAGAGGATACAACGTCCTTCTCTTCGAGGGCCCGGGACAGGTGGGGAAACGTCGATTCGACAAAGAGTCTACCTTCGTTCCAGACACCTCCCCAGCTCTCAGGGCGGTGGTGGATTTCGCCCTGTCCAGACCTGAGATAGACCCTGAAAAGATCGCCCTTTACGGGGCCAGCTTCGGAGGCTATTTCGCCCTGTCCGGAGCGGTCGGGGAAAGTAGGCTGAAAGCCCTTATAGTAAACTCCCCTATAATAGACGCTCGGGAGTACTTTTTCGCCGCAGTAGGCCCCAAGTTCGTGGAGATGTTCGAGAAACAGGACCTGACGGTGGAGGAAATCCTGAAACTGCCAAAGGAAGAACTTCCTCCCAAATATCGTTTTTCCCTCCTGAACCTGTGCATCCGCTACGGCAAGCCATCCGTAAAAACCACACTGGAGGCCATGCAGGCGTTTCATGTCGACGAGGATCGTATCGAAGCCATGGAATTTCCGGCCCTGGGAATGGTGGGGGAAAAAGAGGGAACGGTACCGCTGAGCCAGGCGAAACGGTTCGAGAAACTGGCCCAAAAGGGAAGCCTCCACATATTCGAGGAAAAAAGCGGAGCCAACATCCACTGCCAGCTGGACAACATGCCCCTGTCATGGGCGGTAGCCCTGGACTGGCTTGACGAACAGTTCGACTAA